A single Microbacterium sulfonylureivorans DNA region contains:
- a CDS encoding LuxR C-terminal-related transcriptional regulator, with amino-acid sequence MGETLRVVLVDDHSIFRSGLRADLDASLDVVGEAADVASAVSAIAELKPDVVLLDVHLPGAAEAGIPDASGGEAVLRRAGALAPQARFLALSVSDAAEDVVRVIRAGARGYITKGSSGAEVSRAVHAVADGDAVFSPRLAGFVLDAFGAVAGETATRSDELDRLSAREQEVMRLIARGYAYKEVAAELFISTKTVETHVSAVLRKLQLSSRYELTAWASERRLL; translated from the coding sequence GTGGGTGAGACGTTGCGGGTCGTCCTCGTCGACGACCACTCCATCTTCCGATCCGGACTGCGCGCCGACCTCGACGCCTCGCTCGACGTGGTGGGCGAGGCAGCGGATGTCGCCTCCGCCGTCTCGGCGATCGCCGAGCTCAAGCCCGATGTCGTGCTGCTCGACGTCCATCTTCCGGGTGCAGCTGAGGCGGGCATCCCCGATGCGAGCGGCGGCGAGGCGGTTCTGCGTCGTGCGGGAGCTCTCGCGCCGCAGGCCCGTTTCCTGGCGCTGAGCGTGTCGGATGCGGCGGAGGACGTCGTGCGGGTCATCCGCGCCGGGGCGCGCGGCTACATCACGAAGGGGTCGTCGGGAGCCGAGGTCAGCCGGGCGGTGCACGCCGTCGCCGACGGCGATGCCGTCTTCTCGCCGCGCCTCGCGGGTTTCGTGCTCGACGCGTTCGGAGCGGTCGCGGGCGAGACCGCCACCCGCAGCGACGAGCTCGACAGGCTCTCGGCTCGCGAGCAGGAGGTCATGCGGCTGATCGCGCGCGGGTACGCCTACAAGGAGGTCGCGGCCGAGCTGTTCATCTCGACGAAGACCGTCGAGACGCACGTCTCCGCGGTGCTGCGCAAGCTGCAGCTCTCGTCGCGATACGAGCTCACAGCGTGGGCGTCGGAGCGGCGACTGCTCTAG